One region of Streptomyces rishiriensis genomic DNA includes:
- a CDS encoding phosphatidylglycerol lysyltransferase domain-containing protein, translating into MSGGVPHRSSRVRQIVRGPRPESVPALVARACALVGLLDVAAGVFPRFRHSRMHSFAEVLPGSFGPFAAALSLSAGVLLLLLAHGLRRGKRRAWRAAVVLLPAGAVAQFVYRHSIVGALISVALLAPLLLHRDQFAALPDPRSRWRALANFVLMGAGSLALGLVIVSVHPNRLIGDPSLADRITHVLYGLFGFEGPVDYQGNTSWTVAFSLGALGWITAVTTIYFAFRPEHPAARLTEEDEVRLRALLDKHGRRDSLGHFALRRDKAVVFSPSGKAAVTYRVVSGVMLASGDPIGDVEAWPGAIERFMDEAKAHSWTPAVMGCSETGGEVWTRETGLDALELGDEAVVDVADFSLAGRAMRNVRQMVKRIDRAGYETRVRRVRDLGEAELERIRRASEDWRGTDTERGFSMALGRVGDAADGDCLIATAHKADEVPGEYGDLKAILHFVPWGPDGASLDLMRRDRAADPGMNELLIVAALQAAPKFGIVRVSLNFAMFRAALARGEKIGAGPVLRAWRGLLVFLSRWFQIESLYKFNAKFQPRWEPRFVVYRASGDLPRIGFAAMQAEGFVNLALPLPRFLRRRSAAARVCTHAVAERDVRAA; encoded by the coding sequence ATGTCGGGCGGGGTTCCGCACCGATCAAGCCGGGTGCGGCAGATAGTGCGAGGTCCGCGCCCCGAGTCCGTTCCCGCGCTCGTCGCCAGAGCCTGCGCCCTGGTCGGTCTGCTGGACGTCGCCGCGGGCGTCTTCCCGCGGTTCCGGCACAGCCGTATGCACTCCTTCGCCGAGGTGCTGCCGGGCTCCTTCGGGCCGTTCGCGGCCGCGCTGTCCCTCAGCGCGGGCGTCCTGCTGCTGCTGCTCGCCCACGGCCTCAGGCGGGGCAAGCGGCGCGCGTGGCGCGCGGCGGTGGTGCTGCTGCCGGCGGGCGCGGTGGCCCAGTTCGTGTACCGGCACTCGATCGTGGGCGCGCTCATCTCGGTCGCGCTGCTGGCACCGCTGCTGCTGCACCGCGACCAGTTCGCGGCGCTGCCCGACCCGCGCAGCCGCTGGCGCGCGCTCGCCAACTTCGTCCTCATGGGCGCCGGTTCCCTCGCTCTGGGACTGGTCATCGTCAGCGTCCACCCCAACCGCCTGATCGGCGACCCGAGCCTGGCCGATCGCATTACGCACGTCCTGTACGGCCTCTTCGGATTCGAGGGCCCGGTCGACTACCAGGGCAACACCTCGTGGACGGTCGCCTTCTCCCTCGGCGCCCTCGGCTGGATCACCGCGGTCACCACGATCTACTTCGCCTTCCGCCCCGAGCACCCGGCCGCCCGCCTCACGGAGGAGGACGAGGTGCGCCTGCGCGCCCTGCTGGACAAGCACGGCAGGCGTGACTCCCTGGGTCACTTCGCGCTGCGCCGTGACAAGGCCGTGGTCTTCTCCCCCAGCGGCAAGGCGGCGGTGACCTACCGCGTCGTCTCCGGCGTGATGCTCGCCAGCGGTGACCCCATCGGCGACGTCGAGGCCTGGCCCGGCGCCATCGAACGCTTCATGGACGAGGCCAAGGCCCACTCCTGGACGCCCGCCGTCATGGGCTGCTCGGAGACGGGCGGCGAGGTCTGGACCCGTGAGACCGGCCTCGACGCGCTCGAGCTGGGTGACGAGGCGGTGGTGGACGTAGCGGATTTCTCCCTGGCCGGCCGCGCGATGCGCAACGTGCGCCAAATGGTCAAGCGCATCGACCGCGCCGGTTACGAGACCCGGGTACGGCGCGTCCGTGACCTCGGTGAGGCCGAACTGGAGCGCATCCGGCGGGCCTCCGAGGACTGGCGCGGCACCGACACCGAGCGTGGCTTCTCGATGGCCCTGGGCCGCGTCGGCGACGCGGCCGACGGCGACTGCCTCATCGCCACCGCGCACAAGGCCGACGAGGTCCCGGGCGAGTACGGCGATCTCAAGGCGATCCTGCACTTCGTGCCCTGGGGCCCGGACGGCGCCTCCCTGGACCTGATGCGCCGCGACCGCGCGGCCGACCCCGGCATGAACGAACTCCTGATCGTCGCCGCCCTCCAGGCCGCCCCGAAGTTCGGCATCGTGCGCGTGTCGCTGAACTTCGCCATGTTCCGCGCGGCGCTCGCCCGCGGCGAGAAGATCGGCGCGGGCCCGGTACTGCGGGCCTGGCGCGGGCTGCTGGTGTTCCTCTCCCGCTGGTTCCAGATCGAGTCGCTGTACAAGTTCAACGCCAAGTTCCAGCCGCGCTGGGAGCCCCGCTTCGTCGTCTACCGGGCCTCCGGCGACCTCCCTCGCATCGGCTTCGCCGCCATGCAGGCCGAGGGCTTCGTCAACCTCGCCCTCCCGCTGCCGCGCTTCCTGCGCCGCCGTTCCGCGGCGGCACGCGTGTGTACGCACGCGGTGGCGGAGCGAGACGTACGGGCGGCGTAG
- a CDS encoding PH domain-containing protein yields METGSPGGAGTTAAGPVWIGLPPGLLRMRRLLLVVWLGSAAVGAGLLLGLLVGPAWAAFALLPLVGIGWGWVLLGRNWHSWRYAERADDLLISRGVLWREETVVPYGRMQLVEVTSGPVERHFGLASVQLHTAAAATDATIPGLDPAEAERLRDRLTQLGEARSAGL; encoded by the coding sequence ATGGAAACGGGGAGCCCGGGTGGCGCGGGGACGACGGCGGCCGGACCGGTGTGGATCGGGCTGCCGCCGGGACTGCTGCGGATGCGTCGGCTGCTGCTGGTGGTGTGGCTGGGGTCTGCGGCCGTCGGCGCCGGGCTGCTGCTCGGGCTGCTCGTCGGCCCCGCGTGGGCGGCGTTCGCCCTGCTGCCCCTGGTCGGCATCGGATGGGGCTGGGTGCTGCTCGGCCGCAACTGGCACTCCTGGCGGTACGCCGAGCGGGCCGACGACCTGCTGATCAGCCGGGGCGTGCTGTGGCGGGAGGAGACCGTCGTGCCGTACGGGCGCATGCAGCTCGTCGAGGTCACCTCCGGGCCCGTCGAACGGCACTTCGGGCTGGCCAGCGTCCAGTTGCACACGGCGGCCGCCGCGACCGACGCGACCATCCCCGGCCTGGACCCGGCCGAGGCGGAACGGCTGCGCGACCGGCTCACCCAGCTCGGCGAGGCCCGATCGGCGGGCCTGTGA
- a CDS encoding nuclear transport factor 2 family protein, with product MSTPDTDVEQVEAANAAFYEALEQGDFDGVSALWLTPADLGVDETYHDPADVGVVSCVHPGWPVLTGRGEVLRSYALIMASTDYIQFFLTDVHVSVTGDTALVNCTENILSGGPAPEDGEELGPLVGQLVVATNVFRRTSDGWKLWSHHASPVLTESDEADSPEDSESDENPS from the coding sequence GTGAGCACCCCCGACACCGACGTCGAGCAGGTCGAGGCCGCCAACGCCGCCTTCTACGAGGCGCTGGAACAAGGCGATTTCGACGGCGTGTCGGCGCTCTGGCTCACCCCGGCCGACCTGGGCGTGGACGAGACGTATCACGACCCGGCGGACGTCGGCGTGGTCTCCTGCGTGCACCCCGGCTGGCCGGTGCTCACCGGCCGGGGCGAGGTGCTGCGGTCGTACGCGCTGATCATGGCGAGCACCGACTACATCCAGTTCTTCCTCACCGACGTGCATGTCTCCGTCACCGGCGACACCGCGCTGGTGAACTGCACCGAGAACATCCTCAGCGGCGGTCCCGCGCCGGAGGACGGCGAGGAGCTCGGGCCGCTCGTCGGCCAGCTGGTGGTGGCAACCAACGTGTTCCGCCGCACTTCCGACGGCTGGAAACTGTGGTCGCACCACGCCTCCCCGGTACTGACGGAGAGCGACGAGGCCGACAGCCCCGAG
- a CDS encoding sensor histidine kinase — MQRLYDFLRRHPTGVDAFWALVLFGISAAAGTAGQDRGGTDSMALLVPVVFLLCLVIALRRRMPEQMLVLAAALGLAQLVLNVGVTAADFALLVIVYTVAANGARWASRLALVMALSAATLAQVRWPHENASVPGQVAVIVFQTVPFALAWVLGDSIRTRRAYFAQLEERAARLEKEREAQAKVAVAAERARIARELHDVVAHNVSVMVVQADGAAYVLDAAPDQAKKALETISSTGRQALAEMRRLLGVLRTGEHQEGGEYVPQPDVEQIEDLVEQCRGSGLPVDFKVEGTPRPLPSGVELTAYRIVQEALTNTRKHGGPNTGASVRLVYFDDGLGLLVEDDGKGAPHELYGEGGADGAGHGLIGMRERVGMVGGTLDAGPRPGGGFRISALLPLKPAH, encoded by the coding sequence GTGCAGCGCCTCTATGACTTCCTCCGCAGACACCCGACCGGGGTCGACGCCTTCTGGGCCCTCGTCCTGTTCGGGATCTCCGCGGCCGCCGGGACCGCGGGACAAGATCGCGGCGGCACCGACTCCATGGCGCTGCTGGTGCCGGTCGTGTTCCTGTTGTGCCTGGTCATCGCGTTGCGTCGGCGTATGCCGGAGCAGATGCTCGTGCTCGCCGCGGCGCTCGGACTGGCTCAGCTGGTGCTGAACGTCGGGGTCACGGCCGCCGACTTCGCCCTGCTGGTGATCGTCTACACGGTCGCCGCGAACGGTGCCCGCTGGGCCTCCCGTCTCGCCCTGGTCATGGCGCTGAGCGCGGCCACCCTGGCGCAGGTGCGCTGGCCGCACGAGAACGCCAGCGTGCCGGGCCAGGTCGCGGTCATCGTCTTCCAGACGGTGCCGTTCGCCCTCGCCTGGGTGCTGGGCGACTCCATCCGCACCCGTCGCGCGTACTTCGCGCAGCTGGAAGAGCGCGCGGCCCGCCTGGAGAAGGAGCGCGAGGCGCAGGCGAAGGTCGCGGTCGCCGCCGAGCGCGCCCGCATCGCGCGAGAGCTGCACGACGTCGTCGCGCACAACGTGTCGGTGATGGTGGTGCAGGCCGACGGCGCCGCCTATGTCCTCGACGCCGCGCCCGACCAGGCGAAGAAGGCCCTGGAGACGATCTCCTCCACGGGCCGCCAGGCCCTCGCCGAGATGCGCCGCCTGCTGGGCGTGCTGCGTACCGGCGAGCACCAGGAGGGCGGCGAGTACGTGCCGCAGCCGGACGTCGAGCAGATCGAGGACCTCGTCGAGCAGTGCCGCGGCTCGGGCCTGCCCGTGGACTTCAAGGTCGAGGGCACGCCACGGCCGCTGCCCAGTGGCGTCGAGCTGACCGCGTACCGCATCGTCCAGGAGGCGCTGACGAACACGCGCAAGCACGGGGGGCCCAACACGGGCGCGAGCGTGCGCCTGGTCTACTTCGACGACGGCCTCGGCCTGCTCGTCGAGGACGACGGCAAGGGCGCCCCGCACGAGCTGTACGGCGAGGGCGGCGCCGACGGCGCGGGTCACGGCCTGATCGGCATGCGCGAGCGGGTCGGCATGGTGGGCGGCACCCTGGACGCGGGCCCGCGGCCCGGCGGAGGATTCCGCATCAGCGCGCTGCTCCCGCTCAAACCCGCGCACTGA
- a CDS encoding SAM-dependent methyltransferase — MEDDGTGSGGWRGWRAATQAALYGVDGTGGFYRRSEGPVGHFRTSVHASRLFAGAVAGLLCRVDEALGRPASLDFVDMAAGRGELVTGVLAALPADVAARTRACAVEVAGRPAGLPHRIEWLPEPPQRLTGLLFANEWLDNVPLEVAEVDSAGVARLVLVRDTGAERLGDRVSGAEAEWLARWWPTAGEEGVRAEIGLPRDTAWASAVSRVEAGLAVAVDYGHTADARPPFGTLTGFREGRETAPVPDGSCDITAHVALDACAEAGAAAAAAAAAAAAAAAAPTAGRGAAREPACARLLTQRAALRALGITGARPPLALASTDPSAYVRALASAGEAAELLAPGGLGGFGWLLQPVGIPDPLGPGPETG, encoded by the coding sequence GTGGAGGACGACGGGACGGGCTCGGGCGGATGGCGTGGCTGGCGGGCGGCGACGCAGGCGGCCCTGTACGGCGTGGACGGAACGGGCGGCTTCTACCGGCGCTCCGAGGGACCGGTCGGACACTTCCGTACGTCCGTGCACGCGTCGCGGCTGTTCGCCGGGGCCGTGGCCGGGCTGCTGTGCCGGGTCGACGAGGCGCTGGGCCGTCCCGCGTCGCTCGACTTCGTCGACATGGCCGCCGGCCGGGGCGAACTGGTCACCGGTGTGCTGGCCGCGCTCCCCGCCGATGTGGCGGCCCGCACGCGCGCGTGCGCCGTCGAGGTCGCCGGCCGCCCCGCCGGTCTCCCTCATCGGATCGAGTGGCTGCCCGAGCCCCCGCAGCGGCTCACCGGACTGCTGTTCGCCAACGAGTGGCTGGACAACGTGCCCCTCGAGGTCGCCGAGGTGGACTCCGCGGGCGTGGCCCGACTGGTGCTCGTGCGGGACACCGGGGCCGAGCGGCTCGGGGATCGGGTGTCCGGCGCGGAGGCGGAGTGGCTCGCGCGGTGGTGGCCGACGGCGGGCGAGGAGGGGGTGCGGGCGGAGATCGGGCTGCCCCGGGACACGGCGTGGGCGTCTGCCGTCTCCCGCGTCGAGGCCGGGCTCGCGGTGGCGGTGGACTACGGACACACGGCGGACGCGCGCCCCCCGTTCGGAACGCTCACCGGCTTCCGGGAGGGACGCGAGACGGCACCCGTGCCGGACGGTTCCTGCGACATCACGGCCCATGTCGCGCTGGACGCGTGCGCTGAGGCCGGAGCGGCAGCGGCAGCGGCAGCGGCAGCGGCAGCGGCAGCGGCAGCGGCACCAACGGCTGGGAGGGGCGCGGCGCGTGAACCCGCCTGCGCGCGCCTGCTCACGCAACGCGCCGCGCTGCGCGCCCTGGGCATCACCGGCGCCCGCCCTCCGCTGGCACTGGCGTCCACGGACCCCTCCGCGTACGTGCGCGCCCTCGCGAGCGCCGGCGAGGCCGCCGAGCTCCTGGCGCCGGGCGGACTGGGCGGCTTCGGATGGCTGCTCCAGCCGGTCGGCATCCCCGACCCGCTGGGCCCGGGACCCGAGACCGGCTGA
- a CDS encoding response regulator: MAIRVMLVDDQVLLRTGFRMVLAAQPDMEVVAEAGDGVEALQVVRSTAVDVVLMDVRMPKLDGVEATRRICAEPEPPKVLILTTFDLDEYAFSGLKAGASGFMLKDVPPGELLAAIRSVHSGDAVVAPSTTRRLLDRFAPMLPTTGREPRHKELERLTEREREVMVLVAHGLSNGEIAARLVLSEATVKTHVGRILTKLGLRDRVQVVVLAYETGIVRAGGHG; the protein is encoded by the coding sequence ATGGCGATCCGCGTGATGCTCGTCGACGACCAGGTGCTGCTGCGCACCGGGTTCCGGATGGTGCTCGCCGCCCAGCCGGACATGGAGGTCGTGGCGGAGGCGGGCGACGGCGTCGAGGCCCTCCAGGTGGTGCGTTCCACGGCGGTCGACGTCGTGCTCATGGACGTCCGCATGCCGAAGCTGGACGGTGTGGAGGCCACCCGGCGCATCTGCGCCGAGCCCGAACCGCCGAAGGTGCTGATCCTGACCACCTTCGACCTGGACGAGTACGCGTTCTCCGGACTGAAGGCGGGCGCCTCCGGCTTCATGCTCAAGGACGTGCCGCCGGGCGAGCTCCTCGCCGCCATCCGCTCCGTGCACAGCGGTGACGCGGTGGTCGCTCCGTCCACCACCCGCCGCCTGCTCGACCGGTTCGCGCCGATGCTGCCCACCACCGGCAGGGAGCCCCGCCACAAGGAGCTGGAGCGGCTCACGGAGCGGGAGCGCGAGGTCATGGTGCTGGTCGCCCACGGGCTGTCCAACGGGGAGATCGCGGCCCGGCTGGTGCTGTCCGAGGCGACCGTGAAGACACACGTGGGTCGCATCCTGACCAAGCTGGGGCTGCGCGACCGGGTCCAGGTGGTGGTCCTCGCGTATGAGACCGGGATCGTCCGGGCCGGCGGCCACGGCTGA
- a CDS encoding NADH-quinone oxidoreductase subunit D, with translation MTPTTETTVGIGGAAESTDMVLNIGPQHPSTHGVLRLRLVLDGECIRQAEPVIGYMHRGAEKLFEARDYRQIVMLANRHDWLSAFSNELGVVLAVERMLGMEVPPRAVWTRTLLAELNRVLNHLMFLGSYPLELGGITPVFYAFREREVLQNVMEEVSGGRMHYMFNRVGGLKEDVPAGWAARARGAVAAVRSRMDVFDDLVLGNEIFRGRTRDVGTLAPEHVHAYGVSGPIARASGVDFDLRRDEPYLAYGELQDTLKVVTRTEGDCLARFECLLEQTRNALDLADACLDRLAELPPGPINQRLPKVLKAPEGHTYAWTENPLGINGYYLVSKGEKTPYRLKLRSASYNNIQALTELLPGTLVSDMVAILGSMFFVVGDIDK, from the coding sequence ATGACTCCTACGACGGAGACCACGGTCGGGATCGGCGGTGCCGCGGAGAGCACCGACATGGTGCTCAACATCGGCCCCCAGCATCCCTCCACACACGGTGTGCTGCGTCTGCGGCTCGTCCTGGACGGTGAGTGCATCCGGCAGGCGGAGCCGGTGATCGGCTATATGCACCGTGGCGCGGAGAAGCTGTTCGAGGCACGCGACTACCGCCAGATCGTCATGCTGGCCAACCGCCACGACTGGCTGTCGGCGTTCTCGAACGAGCTGGGCGTGGTCCTCGCGGTGGAGCGGATGCTCGGCATGGAGGTCCCCCCGCGCGCGGTGTGGACCCGCACCCTCCTCGCGGAGCTGAACCGGGTGCTGAACCACCTGATGTTCCTGGGGTCCTACCCCCTGGAGCTGGGCGGCATCACCCCGGTCTTCTACGCCTTCCGTGAGCGCGAGGTGCTGCAGAACGTGATGGAGGAGGTCTCCGGCGGGCGCATGCACTACATGTTCAACCGGGTCGGCGGCCTCAAGGAGGACGTGCCGGCCGGCTGGGCCGCACGCGCGCGTGGCGCTGTCGCCGCCGTGCGCTCGCGCATGGACGTCTTCGACGATCTGGTGCTCGGCAACGAGATCTTCCGCGGGCGCACGCGGGACGTGGGAACGCTCGCGCCGGAACACGTGCACGCGTACGGCGTGAGCGGGCCGATCGCGCGCGCCTCCGGTGTCGACTTCGACCTGCGCCGCGACGAGCCCTATCTCGCGTACGGGGAGCTTCAGGACACCCTGAAGGTGGTGACCCGGACCGAGGGGGACTGCCTCGCGCGCTTCGAGTGCCTCCTGGAGCAGACGCGGAACGCGCTCGACCTCGCGGACGCCTGCCTGGACCGTCTGGCGGAGCTGCCGCCCGGCCCGATCAACCAGCGGCTCCCCAAGGTCCTCAAGGCGCCCGAGGGGCACACGTACGCGTGGACCGAGAACCCCCTCGGCATCAACGGGTACTACCTCGTCAGCAAGGGCGAGAAGACGCCGTACCGGCTGAAGCTCCGCTCGGCCTCGTACAACAACATCCAGGCCCTCACCGAACTGCTGCCGGGCACGCTGGTCTCGGACATGGTGGCGATCCTGGGGTCGATGTTCTTCGTGGTCGGGGACATCGACAAGTAG
- a CDS encoding PH domain-containing protein produces the protein MHPVTPFRRAWAPIAVLVGWAVHDPNQAQAQLTRLTTTTLLIALAVLVPAASLYGFLTWWFTHFSVTDSELRIRTGLLFRRAAHIRLERIQAIDVSQPLLARIAGVAKLRLDVVGAEKKDELAFLGEQEARVLRAELLARAAGFAPETAHEVGEAPARELLRVPARELAIALVLTGATWGALVAALVVPPVLWLATHSVWTVLATGVPLLGAAGASSVGRFVGEYDWTVGESPDGLRIDHGLLDRTHETVPPGRVQTVRIVQPLLWRRRGWVRVELDVAGSANSVLVPVAPRAAAEAVVARVLPGVSVPAATSLSRPPRRAGRCVPLWWRGYGIAVTDAVFATRHGLLRRSLALVPHAKVQSVRLTQGPWQRLWRLADVHVDTGADKTVTARLRDAQEAEELLRGQAERSRTGRLDARPDRWMS, from the coding sequence CTGCACCCCGTGACCCCTTTTCGGCGGGCGTGGGCGCCGATCGCGGTCCTCGTCGGGTGGGCCGTGCACGATCCGAACCAGGCGCAGGCGCAGCTGACCCGGCTGACCACGACGACCTTGCTGATCGCGCTCGCCGTCCTCGTTCCCGCGGCCTCCCTCTACGGCTTCCTGACGTGGTGGTTCACCCATTTCTCGGTGACCGACAGCGAGCTGCGGATCCGGACCGGCCTGCTGTTCAGGCGCGCCGCGCACATCCGGCTGGAGCGCATCCAGGCGATCGACGTCAGTCAGCCGCTCCTGGCGCGGATCGCGGGTGTCGCGAAGCTCCGGCTCGACGTGGTCGGCGCCGAGAAGAAGGACGAACTGGCCTTCCTGGGCGAGCAGGAGGCCCGGGTGCTGCGGGCGGAGCTGCTCGCGCGGGCGGCGGGTTTCGCGCCGGAGACGGCACACGAGGTGGGCGAGGCGCCCGCGCGCGAGTTGTTGCGCGTCCCGGCGCGCGAGCTGGCGATCGCGTTGGTACTGACGGGTGCGACCTGGGGCGCGCTGGTCGCCGCGCTCGTGGTGCCGCCGGTGCTGTGGCTGGCCACCCACAGCGTGTGGACGGTGCTCGCGACGGGCGTGCCGCTGCTCGGCGCGGCGGGCGCGAGCAGCGTGGGACGGTTCGTCGGCGAGTACGACTGGACGGTCGGCGAGTCGCCGGACGGGCTGCGGATCGACCACGGGCTGCTGGACCGTACGCACGAGACGGTGCCGCCCGGGCGGGTGCAGACGGTGCGGATCGTGCAGCCGCTGCTGTGGCGGCGGCGCGGTTGGGTCCGGGTCGAGCTCGACGTGGCCGGCTCGGCCAACTCCGTACTGGTCCCGGTCGCCCCGCGCGCGGCCGCGGAGGCCGTCGTCGCGCGCGTGCTGCCCGGGGTGAGCGTCCCGGCCGCCACCTCGCTGTCGCGCCCGCCGCGGCGGGCCGGGCGGTGTGTGCCGCTGTGGTGGCGGGGCTACGGGATCGCCGTCACGGACGCGGTGTTCGCCACCCGGCACGGCCTGCTGCGCCGCAGCCTGGCGCTCGTCCCGCACGCCAAGGTGCAGAGCGTGCGGCTGACGCAGGGCCCCTGGCAGCGCCTGTGGCGGCTTGCGGACGTCCATGTGGACACGGGGGCCGACAAAACCGTCACAGCTCGGCTGAGGGACGCGCAGGAGGCCGAGGAGCTGCTCCGGGGTCAGGCCGAGCGGTCACGGACCGGGCGCCTGGACGCCCGGCCCGACCGGTGGATGTCGTAG
- the folP gene encoding dihydropteroate synthase, whose amino-acid sequence MSKQSGRGRVVGLPEWDRCAVLGVVNVTPDSFSDGGRWFDTTAAVKHGLQLVAEGADFVDVGGESTRPGASRVDETEELRRVVPVVRALASEGVVVSVDTMRASVAAQALAAGAALVNDVSGGLADPAMIPAVADTGAPFVVMHWRGFLEGGNVRGVYADVVAEVVDELHARVDAVLAGGISPDRIVVDPGLGFSKEADHDLSLLAHLDRLHALGHPLLVAASRKRFLGRVLAGPEGAPPPARERDAATAAVSALAAQAGAWAVRVHEVRATADAVRVARAVEGARTESVAPGAGAPRPAHHAMGGPATPDAHHGGRGTNGAEGAR is encoded by the coding sequence ATGAGCAAGCAGAGCGGACGCGGGCGCGTCGTCGGCCTTCCGGAATGGGACCGCTGCGCGGTCCTGGGAGTCGTCAACGTGACCCCCGACTCCTTCTCCGACGGCGGCCGCTGGTTCGACACGACGGCCGCCGTCAAACACGGCCTCCAGCTCGTCGCCGAGGGCGCGGACTTCGTGGACGTCGGCGGCGAGTCCACCCGCCCCGGCGCCAGCCGGGTCGACGAGACCGAGGAACTGCGCCGGGTCGTCCCCGTGGTCCGCGCCCTCGCCTCCGAGGGTGTCGTCGTCTCCGTCGACACGATGCGCGCCTCCGTCGCCGCCCAGGCCCTCGCGGCCGGCGCCGCCCTCGTGAACGACGTCAGCGGCGGTCTCGCCGACCCGGCGATGATCCCGGCCGTCGCGGACACGGGCGCCCCCTTCGTCGTCATGCACTGGCGCGGCTTCCTCGAGGGCGGCAACGTCAGGGGCGTCTACGCCGACGTCGTCGCCGAGGTCGTGGACGAACTGCACGCGCGCGTGGACGCCGTCCTTGCGGGCGGCATCTCCCCCGACCGCATCGTCGTCGACCCGGGCCTCGGCTTCTCCAAGGAGGCCGATCACGATCTGTCCCTGCTGGCCCACCTGGACCGGCTGCACGCGCTCGGTCACCCGCTGCTCGTCGCGGCCTCCCGCAAGCGGTTCCTCGGCCGTGTCCTGGCCGGCCCTGAGGGCGCACCGCCGCCCGCGCGCGAGCGCGACGCCGCCACCGCCGCCGTCTCGGCCCTCGCGGCGCAGGCAGGCGCCTGGGCGGTCCGCGTGCACGAGGTGCGCGCGACGGCGGACGCGGTACGGGTCGCCCGCGCGGTGGAGGGGGCGCGCACCGAGAGCGTCGCGCCCGGCGCGGGCGCACCACGCCCGGCGCATCACGCCATGGGCGGACCCGCGACACCGGACGCACACCACGGCGGGCGCGGCACGAACGGCGCGGAAGGAGCCCGGTGA
- a CDS encoding alpha/beta hydrolase: MGLTSDKTLLLSVLFALLLFVGTVWLWPRLARTGWRAVSGRVGLLLATQLALFVSVGLTANQAFGFYASWADLFGRETDQGVVVDHAAGGAPAGPLRVLDTRGVDSGGGGRPQFGGQIQKVAVNGRTTHIATPAYVYLPPEYFDPQYRTRTFPAAVVLTGYPGTAEALVDKLHYPRTARQLARDGRMQPMILVMLRPTVAPPRDTECVDIPGGPQAESFFAKDLPDAVTAHYRVGRKAGSWGIVGDSTGGYCALKLAMHHPEVYAAGAGLSAYYKAPSDPTTGDLFHGNTTLRNEADLHWFLKNRSAPATSLLVTSSRVGESNFKATQKFIELAKATGTTRISSIILESGGHNFNTWRREIPPTLEWISGRLSDR; encoded by the coding sequence ATGGGGCTCACGAGCGACAAAACGCTGCTGCTGTCAGTGCTGTTCGCCTTACTGCTGTTCGTCGGCACGGTGTGGCTGTGGCCGAGGCTGGCCCGGACCGGCTGGCGGGCGGTCAGCGGGCGGGTCGGGCTGCTGCTCGCCACCCAGTTGGCGCTGTTCGTGTCGGTCGGCCTCACCGCCAACCAGGCGTTCGGCTTCTACGCCAGCTGGGCGGATCTGTTCGGCCGGGAGACCGACCAGGGCGTGGTCGTCGACCACGCGGCCGGTGGCGCCCCGGCGGGGCCGCTGCGGGTGCTCGACACGCGGGGCGTGGACAGTGGCGGCGGCGGGCGTCCGCAGTTCGGCGGACAGATCCAGAAGGTCGCCGTCAACGGACGTACGACTCATATAGCCACACCGGCGTACGTGTATCTGCCGCCGGAGTACTTCGACCCGCAGTACCGCACGCGTACGTTCCCCGCGGCCGTCGTCCTCACGGGCTACCCCGGAACGGCGGAGGCGCTCGTGGACAAGCTGCACTACCCGCGCACCGCGCGGCAGCTCGCCAGGGACGGGCGCATGCAGCCGATGATCCTGGTGATGCTGCGGCCGACCGTGGCGCCGCCGCGGGACACCGAGTGCGTGGACATCCCGGGCGGCCCGCAGGCCGAGTCGTTCTTCGCCAAGGACCTGCCGGACGCCGTGACGGCCCACTACCGGGTGGGTCGCAAGGCCGGCAGTTGGGGCATCGTCGGGGACTCCACGGGTGGCTACTGCGCGCTGAAGCTGGCGATGCACCACCCGGAGGTCTACGCGGCGGGCGCGGGCCTGTCGGCGTACTACAAGGCGCCGAGCGATCCGACCACCGGCGACCTCTTCCACGGCAACACCACCCTGCGCAACGAGGCGGATCTGCACTGGTTTCTGAAGAATCGTTCCGCTCCCGCCACCTCGTTGCTCGTCACCAGCAGCCGGGTCGGAGAATCCAACTTCAAGGCCACGCAGAAGTTCATAGAGCTGGCGAAGGCCACGGGCACGACCAGGATCTCGTCGATCATCCTGGAAAGCGGCGGGCACAACTTCAACACCTGGCGGCGGGAGATCCCGCCGACCCTCGAGTGGATCAGCGGACGGTTGAGCGACCGGTGA